Proteins found in one Triticum urartu cultivar G1812 chromosome 4, Tu2.1, whole genome shotgun sequence genomic segment:
- the LOC125552517 gene encoding uncharacterized protein LOC125552517: MNGDGEFEEYALTCLCAVSSDDNGECCECGDDVKHPTGVEYKKGEAKPHGRCKCINRPISDEAFNKFIVVRDEDSLEAEEARVRRQFRIRNIADGHGARGKYIVPAKRVQA; this comes from the exons ATGAATGGAG ATGGTGAATTTGAGGAGTATGCGCTTACTTGTCTTTGTGCGGTTTCGTCCGATGATAATG GTGAGTGCTGTGAATGTGGTGATGATGTGAAGCATCCCACTGGTGTGGAGTACAAAAAGGGTGAAGCAAAGCCCCATGGTCGATGCAAGTGCATTAACAGGCCTATCTCAGATGAAGCATTTAACAAG TTTATTGTTGTGCGTGATGAGGATTCCCTGGAGGCGGAGGAGGCTAGGGTGAGACGGCAATTCAGGATACGCAACATAGCAGATGGCCATGGAGCGAGGGGCAAATACATCGTACCGgcgaaacgtgtgcaagcatag